The Notamacropus eugenii isolate mMacEug1 chromosome 4, mMacEug1.pri_v2, whole genome shotgun sequence DNA window GTCcattgttctttctactatactatgtTGCCTCTATTGAAGTTTCACCATATCTGAAAACAAAAATTCTGCAGACAAATTTGGGATTTCTGTTTAGTTGTTCCTGACCCAGGCCCATGAATTTTCCCTCACATCTCTACTCTTCCATTTCTACAGATTTGCACATGAATTCCTCCCTCTCAGGCTCACGGAGATTTCAAACaagatttcattctttattttcctcAGGTCTTGGAGGTGCAACTGGCTATGTGCTGGGAGGATTGGATTGGACGCAGACCTTCTTGGGTGTCTGGTTTAAAACCCAGTATCAAGTCCTCTTCTTCTTTGCAGCTATCATTTTCACAGTGTCTGTAGTCCTTCACCTTTTTAGCATTGAAGAAGAGCAATATTGCCCTCAGCAAGAGCGAATTGAAGAAGCAGATACCCTCTCCAGTGGCAAATTCAGCAGCAGCCTCCCCCCGCTCAGCCGCTTGAATGTAATTAATGAGGGAGAGCCATATGGGGTTTCTATGTTTTCTGATGAAGTACAGTCCGAGCATGAGCTCAGTCTGGATTATCTTGATGTGGACATTGTAAGAAGTAAAAGTGACTCTGTACTTCATATGCCTGATGCAACATTGGAAATTGAGCCAGAGCTACTTTTCCTTCATGACATCGAACCTTCCATTTTTCAGGActcttcaaaccctaacactcccCGAAGCACCAGTCAGGAGCTTATGAAATGCAAACGGAGCCGTTTATCCACTCTCCtcagggaaaatgaaaaagaagatgatATGTTGCTTGATAATCACTTGAATGAAGCCAAAGTCCCCAATGGCAGTGGCTCTCCACCAAAAGATCCCATCAGTGGAAACTCTAAAATGGCCTTGAAGACGTCGAACACTTCAGGCTCCATTCGGAGGAGAAGGCACATGTTCTACCGGCAGGCATCTTGCACCTTTTCGTACTATGGCAAAGTAGGGTCTCACCGTTACCGTTTCCGACGAGCTAATGCCATTGTGCTGATTAAGTCATCCCGCAGCATGAATGATATCTATGATATACAGAAGAGGCATCGTCAGAGGTGTAGACAAAGGAACCAGAGTGGTGCAACCAATTCCAGTGGCGACTCAGAGAGTgaagaaggggaaactgagaccacaGTCAAACTGCTGTGGCTGTCCATGTTGAAGATGCCCAAGGAGCTGAAGAGGCTTTGCCTGTGTCACCTTGTGACCTGGTTTTCAATCATTGCCGAAGCAGTTTTTTATACAGATTTTATGGGCCAAGTTATCTTTGAAGGTGACCCTAAGGTGAGCTAAcagaattctttatatatttcaatCTGAGCATTTTTTAAACAGTTAAGCCTAACACAACAGTTCTTAAGTTTTTTTGTGTGATGGTCCCTTTTAGCAGTCTAATGAACCTTATaattcccttctcagaataatattttttaaatgcattaaaataaaattcattagaTTTTTATAAAGGGAAACAAATCATCTTGAAAATGTtaccaaaatatatatattttaaaagttcacagaccccaggttaagtaCCCTAGGCCAACAtagcatatgtatataattatctTCTAATAAATGGATGCCAAAGTTGCTTGAGTAAGTTAAATAAGTTTAAGTTagtaagacttttggaacaccccatacttaaaatacaaaacaaacaaaaaaaaaatcatgtagtATATAGAATAGACTTCAGTCTTTTCTTCCATTGATGTCCCAGGTTCTTGAAAGCTACTAGGAGCATAAAGGCTGGCAGATCTTCTAAGTAAAAAAGGATTTACGTATGGACCCTGCAGTGTATGTCTCTGTCATTCAGAGTCCAATCATTCAGAGTCCAATTTAACGAAGTTTAGAAGGGCTCATCTGCAGGGAAGAAGAGCCCACAGCAATGAAGTCTGGGATTTGGGGTCAAACTAGAGTGGGTATTGACAGTTGGTTTTACTGTATCAAGAACAATCTTGGAAGAGCCAATTTATAACTTCACATTACTCCAGGAGGTAATTAGGCCCTGTGATCTAGTAGCTTTCCCATAGCATTTGGACCTCATCACTAACATTTCCCCTTAAATGATAGATTACTGATTGCTGAGCTTATCGGCACTTAAATCACAGTGAGATCATGTGATCTAATTATCTAAAGTCTTGAGAGGTTCTATCTCACACAGAAGATTTTCCTTCTTACAATAAGAGCTcactttatatagcactttatagaTGATCCTCAGAACATCCTGGGATGCAAATACTACTGTtacttccatttcacagatgaggaaactgagactcaggtcttcctgactcctgacagGGTCACTATTACCTACTAAtggcactgtgctacctagctgctcttaGGGTAGGGACCAGTTATCTTTATAGTTAACACAATTACCAGCAAGTTTACAGTTTTGACTTAAGAGGAAACATCCCTTTTTAATGTCACTTAAGTACTTTGCTTCCAGATCCATTTCTTAGTCTTGCATATATTTCATGCTATTTCTCTTTCATAATTCATTTCAAAGCAAACATCAGTGGTTGTAAAACTTTATAATGAAGTCCTCGGGATTCACTAAAAATCAAAAAGGCCTTGTTTAATGTAAGGAAGATATCTGAGCTTGTAGGGACTCTGTTTTTATCTCATTCAGCCTTTATATTTTAATACCTCTAGAAgggaaaaccttttaaaatggTACCTGTACATCCAAGGTTGATGGTCCTGGATATTTCAACAATAGGGCTAATGGTGGTCTGGGGTACTTGGCAAGATCTTTTCCAGCGGTCTTCCTTGGTAGTCTGGAAGGGAGATTCTAAGGCTTCACAAGATTCTAGCCTTTTCTGCTAACCAAAATTGTAGTGCAGGAGATTTACAGGTGGAAGTATGTCAGTACGTCTTTTGTTTGTaaaaggttttaattttttttttaatttaggagGTTGTCCTCAAGTTTTATTCTGGATTTAGGAACGTGGGAATTTCTGACATGACTGTTGTGGGGGAGGAGCTTGGAGCATTAGATTGGGAGATAAATAACCTGGGTATACAACTGCATGATTTgagtctctgggtctcagtttcgtCAAGAGTGAAGTAAGAGAGTTGAACTGAATCAtctctagtgttctttccagctATTAAGCTTTTATTATTTGTGGTGATAAAAATACTGGGCTCAAGGAGTGCTTGAGCAGCAGATGGAGCAGTCAGATGTGGACATTTGAATCTTGGGATAACTGACTTATCATTATTTAGCCTGTCTAACCCATTTTCCCATCTGCTTAATGGGAAGAATAATCCTATTTTACCTACTTCACAAGAAAATTTTCTAAGTGAAATGAGATAGggcttattaaaatattttgaaaagcatGAAGTCCTTGTTAGTTTTATAAACTAGTGATTAGATTATCACTGTAGTTATCACCATTTCTTTTCAAATGTAGTGTTTAATGTTGAAGTGTAATGTTAAAATATAAGATTTACCTTTAAGCAGTATAATATTAGAGTCCCATCCAAATAACTCCAAATCTTTGCTTGCAATAGGCACCTTCAAATTCCACTGCTTGGCATGCATATAATGCAGGTGTAAAGATGGGCTGTTGGGGACTAGTCATCTATGCCTCTACTGCTGCTATTTGCTCAGGTAAGTGAATCTGCTTTTGAAGGAACCAATGAGTCATGTGTGGCAACAGAGTAAAAAATGTTTGTAGATCAAACGGACTCAACACCCAGGTAATTGAAAACAGGAAAGCATAAACAACCCCCCCCAACAGAAACTTTgtgtttagtattttttttttaagaatcctACGAGCAGCTACAATGGCAGATAGAATAAATCCACTCTTAATCTCTTGGTAAGCATTTAGATGTCTTCTTAAAAGTACACATTGGTATTTTATACCTAGGCTTTATGTGTAAGACCTGTAGTCATGAAATTAGAGTGTGAGTTCTTTGTTATCTCACCAAATACTTATTGAACCTCTCACTAAAACCCCtcctccagtacctttgtcacaGTACAGAGATTAGACCAGCAAATATCAGGTTGTAACAAATTTACCAAGATATAAAGACTTTGAGTAGTGAAGTCTTTGTTATGTCATCCATGACTAGCCTAAGTTTGGACAAACTGGAAGATTGGGCATCAAGTAATTTCAGAaggtgaggggaaaggaaaggggccCTTACCACAAGCGCATGAAGATTGCTTAGTCTAAGGTCTTTTGATCTGCACAGACGGTTTTGTGTTGAA harbors:
- the SLC45A4 gene encoding solute carrier family 45 member 4 isoform X2, with product MALNIHAFSAGLGGATGYVLGGLDWTQTFLGVWFKTQYQVLFFFAAIIFTVSVVLHLFSIEEEQYCPQQERIEEADTLSSGKFSSSLPPLSRLNVINEGEPYGVSMFSDEVQSEHELSLDYLDVDIVRSKSDSVLHMPDATLEIEPELLFLHDIEPSIFQDSSNPNTPRSTSQELMKCKRSRLSTLLRENEKEDDMLLDNHLNEAKVPNGSGSPPKDPISGNSKMALKTSNTSGSIRRRRHMFYRQASCTFSYYGKVGSHRYRFRRANAIVLIKSSRSMNDIYDIQKRHRQRCRQRNQSGATNSSGDSESEEGETETTVKLLWLSMLKMPKELKRLCLCHLVTWFSIIAEAVFYTDFMGQVIFEGDPKAPSNSTAWHAYNAGVKMGCWGLVIYASTAAICSALLQKYLDNYDLSIRVIYILGTLGFSIGTAVMAIFSNIYIAMIMISTMGIVSMSISYCPYVLLGQYHEIKEYVQHSPGNSRRGFGIDCAILSCQVYISQILVASALGGVVEAVGTVRVIPVVASVGSFLGFLSATFLVIYPDVCEESKEEHKGLSSRHTAGSRNTEEKPNVLKLFRKEESQISVESESVI